TTGGATTATGGCTCAAATTGAGGGCATTATAGATTTGTATGTGATTATCTTCCGCTACAGTGCTGTCCACTATTGTGATCGTAGTGCCCTTTCTGGTTTGCATTGTGGTCAGGATCAACTGATGGTTGCGCATCATTTTGCGCAGCATAGTCCATGATATGTTTATCCCCTGTTCATGTAGCTGGTGTTGGATTGCGTTGACCAGATGATATGCCAAGACAGCGACAAAGAGATGCGCTTCTGCCCGCGAATCTTTTTGATGGTAAACGGGTTTAAAGTGAAGCTCAGATTTGAGGGTTCTGAAAGCGCGTTCAACCGTATTCAACATCATATACATAGACCATATCTTATCGCTGCTGAGATCCATATGGCTGGTGCGAAGATAATACGATCCCGAGTACTTGGCGTCAAGCGCTCCCTGGCGGTCGATTGAATAATGTAGAGATACGGCTTTGTCCTCTTCTTGGACGATATCGATTGTGTAGAAAGAACTCACCGATTTGAAACGTTCTTTGAGACGGATAACTCGTTCATAGACAAATTCATACTTTCTTTTCCCTTTCTTTGCTGCAAGGGCGTCCCGGATCTTGTTCAATTCGGCTTCAAAACGTGAACAGAACTTCTCCCGCATCGCCTGCTCTTTCAGTCCCATTTTTTCACTTTCACAGTAGAGGACACATTCATTTTCCTGTCTGAAAACCTGAGTATGGATATGGTTGCCGCCTTTATTGGAAACAGGCATGAACTTCGTCTTATCGATCAACTCTTCAGGAATTGGCTTATTGCGGGCAACGCAGATGTAATGATATTTGTGTTTTCTCAGGTATGCAAGATTGGCTTCCGTAGCGATACCGGCATCTATGACCACCGTAACGGGTTTCAGGTCAGTTTCATCCCTTAGATACTCAAGCATCTTTTCTAGTGTGCCGGATTCACTTACCGATCCCTCCATGACCTTGCTCCTTTTGGGAAAACCAAGTTCATCCAACACCAGACCCAAGGTCAATAATCTGCAATCAAACCGCTTTTCCTTGGAATGCCCAAAACGGGCTTTAGCTATGCCTGCTGCCGTGCCTTCCAAATAAGTATTGGTCAGATCATAAAGAAAAATGCCCTCTGTAAGGTTGAAGACACTGCACTCGTTTACACGAAGCGACTGCTCAAGCTGCTCTTTATTTTTGTAAATCTGATCCGTTATCCTATACAGAGCATTGTGGGATAGTCTTGAAAAATCTGCTCCCAAGAGTTCTCCCAGACCAGTGTGAGTTCTGCCCCAGGCAGCGGTTGCATTCTCACTGCCCGGCTCCAGCATTCTGCCAAAAATAGATAATGCGGCGTCATTTCTTTGCTTATTGCTGAAACCAAGCTCAGTGAAGATATCTTCAAAGCCAAGCTTGCGGTACATGCTCAGAGATATATGCTCCGCTCCAAT
The Candidatus Cloacimonadaceae bacterium DNA segment above includes these coding regions:
- a CDS encoding IS1634 family transposase: MYIRKVTKTNKGSDKKYDEYRLVKSCRNGDKVRQITILVMLDIRVPQAQWKALATAIEALINGQDVLFHEKAIQEEAERWFHAYLCKKSREALPLEINPRDDEDYESVSISSILNRQPKSIGAEHISLSMYRKLGFEDIFTELGFSNKQRNDAALSIFGRMLEPGSENATAAWGRTHTGLGELLGADFSRLSHNALYRITDQIYKNKEQLEQSLRVNECSVFNLTEGIFLYDLTNTYLEGTAAGIAKARFGHSKEKRFDCRLLTLGLVLDELGFPKRSKVMEGSVSESGTLEKMLEYLRDETDLKPVTVVIDAGIATEANLAYLRKHKYHYICVARNKPIPEELIDKTKFMPVSNKGGNHIHTQVFRQENECVLYCESEKMGLKEQAMREKFCSRFEAELNKIRDALAAKKGKRKYEFVYERVIRLKERFKSVSSFYTIDIVQEEDKAVSLHYSIDRQGALDAKYSGSYYLRTSHMDLSSDKIWSMYMMLNTVERAFRTLKSELHFKPVYHQKDSRAEAHLFVAVLAYHLVNAIQHQLHEQGINISWTMLRKMMRNHQLILTTMQTRKGTTITIVDSTVAEDNHIQIYNALNLSHNPIKRIVRKHKHV